From the genome of Gracilimonas sp., one region includes:
- a CDS encoding TonB-dependent receptor has translation MLAILMVLPTNVLAQTGVIRGEVTDAENGEALIGANVIVQGTDKGASTDIDGRYVVRNVPVGNYTLIFRYLGFGTKELEITVEEGETLELNMELSSTTIEGEEIQVTARQRGQSRALSEQRKSVNIKNVISAEQIETFADNTVSGALSRIAGMGHGGGNIRGVGAGSANITMNGQRMGATGGDRSVDLSTISADMVQNLEVIKVITPDMEADALAGVINISTRRPVGGERDMNIRLGGGFQDRYIRHAGTQQRASLNYGDSPNDDYSFGFNFSYQKDPSASEVFTTEWASRTFESTAPNVVDILSDVTNEFNVNIPTRIGTGLQFTFQPSEISTYHIEGIFNVENDSEYQYNVSYNPRMANYSEPTYTGDPDGANDPDAENQGSISYNPRLDQSITQQYTVQAGGRHRLDNMDIEYKLGWGHGRFNEDQYRMNFSTSSDFEFIFNTDDRWNPTVQVAPWSRYSGSGYPAPADITTEGTDVMDHRVNSSVDNDFEATFDIEIPYSNGSFKTGLNASLTYKRGIGERLLRDYSSNLNITNFQQIENANWQIFNRSGQTYSIPWLIDLDRAKKFYLTQTPRFQTDLDEWALATETSKYNANENTYATYIMADFKIDWFTVLGGVRMEYTDNSYTGRESEISSSGVFQGATDITETNNYLNLFPNLQTVFSLGDFTNLRFAYSRSIGRPNFGQLNPYIQRNFATNTIQRGNPNLEPMLSNNFDILFEHYFMNVGQFTIGLFYKDMKDFVFSSNQVVDYSADNNDEGLTGRWNVNSFSNGDQATVYGAEFTWQQNLEFLPGFLSNLGTYVNYSYSQSIADVGRTVNERYTHGIADFLEFVGKDVDPDYKYITPLEGQRPHIFNAGLDYTQGEFFTQITYQWSAAAISSYGSNAQDLVSVGNVYYDQFNGATRDLSFTARYWISENFQVWLDASNILNDLERDYFYKPDLYPYTTELNGREITLGLRYRL, from the coding sequence GTGCTAGCCATTTTGATGGTTTTACCAACTAATGTTTTAGCTCAGACCGGAGTTATTCGGGGGGAAGTAACCGATGCGGAAAATGGAGAAGCGTTAATTGGGGCAAATGTAATTGTTCAGGGGACTGATAAAGGGGCGTCTACCGACATAGATGGCCGGTATGTAGTAAGAAATGTACCCGTCGGTAATTATACTCTGATCTTCCGTTATTTAGGATTCGGGACCAAAGAGTTAGAAATAACCGTGGAAGAAGGAGAAACCCTTGAGCTGAATATGGAACTCTCCAGTACTACTATTGAAGGAGAAGAAATTCAGGTAACTGCACGCCAGAGGGGGCAATCGCGAGCACTGAGTGAACAGCGTAAATCAGTAAATATCAAAAATGTGATATCGGCTGAGCAAATTGAAACCTTTGCCGACAACACTGTTTCCGGAGCTCTTTCGAGGATAGCTGGAATGGGGCATGGGGGTGGCAATATTCGGGGTGTTGGTGCAGGTTCTGCGAATATTACGATGAACGGGCAGCGAATGGGAGCAACCGGGGGGGACCGAAGTGTTGACTTAAGTACCATTTCTGCCGATATGGTTCAGAATCTTGAAGTGATCAAAGTGATTACCCCTGACATGGAAGCAGATGCTCTTGCGGGAGTAATTAATATAAGTACCCGTCGCCCGGTTGGCGGAGAAAGAGATATGAATATACGTTTGGGAGGCGGTTTTCAGGATCGCTACATCAGACATGCCGGAACCCAGCAAAGAGCCTCATTAAATTATGGCGATAGTCCTAATGATGATTATTCATTTGGATTCAATTTCAGTTACCAGAAAGACCCATCAGCAAGTGAAGTTTTTACCACTGAATGGGCAAGCCGGACCTTTGAAAGTACAGCGCCAAATGTAGTAGATATATTATCTGATGTAACTAATGAGTTTAATGTAAACATTCCGACGAGAATCGGAACCGGACTGCAGTTTACTTTTCAGCCTAGTGAAATAAGCACTTATCATATAGAAGGTATATTCAATGTAGAGAACGATTCGGAGTATCAGTATAACGTTAGTTACAATCCCAGGATGGCCAATTATTCTGAACCTACTTATACCGGTGATCCGGATGGTGCGAACGACCCGGATGCTGAAAACCAAGGTAGTATCAGTTACAACCCAAGACTGGATCAATCTATTACTCAACAATATACCGTTCAAGCTGGTGGACGGCATCGGCTGGATAATATGGATATTGAATATAAGCTGGGGTGGGGACACGGCCGCTTCAATGAAGATCAATATCGGATGAATTTTTCAACCAGTTCTGATTTTGAATTTATCTTTAATACGGATGATCGATGGAATCCAACCGTTCAGGTAGCTCCATGGAGTCGCTACTCAGGCAGTGGTTATCCTGCTCCAGCCGACATAACCACGGAAGGAACAGATGTGATGGATCATCGCGTAAACAGTAGCGTGGATAATGATTTTGAAGCTACTTTTGACATAGAGATTCCATATTCCAATGGATCATTTAAAACAGGATTGAATGCCTCGCTTACCTATAAGCGCGGAATTGGTGAGCGATTGTTAAGAGATTACAGCTCCAATCTTAACATCACAAACTTTCAGCAAATTGAAAACGCCAATTGGCAAATATTTAATCGAAGCGGACAAACGTACTCCATACCTTGGTTGATCGACTTAGACAGGGCTAAAAAATTCTACCTTACTCAAACCCCGCGCTTCCAAACCGATTTAGACGAGTGGGCTTTAGCTACAGAAACCTCTAAATACAACGCCAACGAAAATACCTACGCTACTTATATAATGGCTGACTTCAAAATTGATTGGTTCACTGTTTTAGGTGGAGTGCGTATGGAATATACCGACAACAGTTATACTGGAAGAGAAAGTGAAATTAGCAGTTCCGGAGTATTTCAGGGAGCTACTGATATTACGGAAACTAATAACTATCTGAACTTATTTCCGAATCTTCAGACAGTATTTTCACTGGGCGATTTCACAAATCTTCGATTTGCATATTCCCGCTCTATTGGTCGGCCGAACTTTGGTCAACTAAACCCTTATATACAACGCAATTTTGCTACTAATACCATTCAACGAGGAAACCCGAATTTAGAACCGATGCTTTCCAACAACTTCGATATTCTGTTTGAGCATTACTTTATGAATGTTGGTCAGTTTACGATCGGGCTTTTCTATAAGGATATGAAAGACTTTGTGTTCTCCTCAAATCAAGTAGTTGACTACTCGGCTGACAATAATGATGAAGGACTTACGGGAAGATGGAACGTCAATAGCTTTAGTAATGGTGACCAAGCAACTGTATATGGTGCAGAATTTACATGGCAACAAAACCTGGAATTTTTACCCGGATTCCTTAGCAATCTTGGTACCTATGTAAACTATTCTTATTCACAATCAATTGCTGATGTGGGCAGAACTGTTAATGAACGTTACACGCATGGAATCGCTGATTTCCTTGAATTTGTAGGCAAGGATGTGGATCCTGACTACAAATATATAACTCCTCTGGAAGGGCAAAGGCCACATATTTTTAATGCAGGCCTCGACTACACCCAAGGAGAGTTCTTCACACAAATTACTTATCAGTGGTCGGCAGCAGCAATTTCTTCTTACGGAAGTAATGCTCAGGATCTTGTTTCTGTCGGGAATGTTTACTACGACCAGTTTAATGGTGCCACAAGAGATTTATCCTTTACAGCAAGATACTGGATATCCGAAAATTTCCAGGTGTGGCTTGATGCATCGAATATTCTGAATGACTTAGAACGTGACTACTTCTACAAACCGGATCTTTATCCTTATACAACAGAGTTAAATGGAAGGGAAATTACTTTAGGATTGCGTTACAGACTTTGA
- a CDS encoding T9SS type A sorting domain-containing protein, translating to MLTFDTKNKKQGRADDMLYLSRSKLFKAISSIFLMLMMTTFMTSNSFAQPGEGYVINEDDSLALVAYYESTNGDQWIDNSGWLTEAPVYSWVGIEEVANVAGDGEPADWRVTVIDMPRNNMTVPGPLPADLEDLEFLEDFKADVNLHIGGLPPEIANLNRLQFLLVRTNLFTGEVDWNAFSQMESMQQFRIRQNYFSGPLPQTLGGNGSWPALTRFYVDDNRFTGQIPNVHEELTTLNRVYFHNNRLTGPIPDWSSLEGMEYYRIANNDLDPGPIPEWIYDSWGETLIRFQIQNTNRTGSISPKLAQMEALEQFIIGGEGDTIGAGETTDDIPDLSVMPSLRRINFYGGGWTGTLPAWVGDVANLEDVHFSNLNITGTIPSEWANADLVSVHLEDLDIEGGLPEAFSVVNSLQEITLIDNPNMEVGDIPAWIGGSIGNVTSLTLEDVGVTGDISDNNLINLQLESLNVSDNPELSGTLPSWFETKNWSTLELSRTGIEMSSIPSWLADMDNLSYLGLGGLGLEGTIPSFFGEGLIAVNLSTLALDDNNLTGSIPASLGNTIQLDSLNLSNNQLSGEIPASLADAGRVTDDLSVLTALQLSGNADLTGELPIGLTDAIFMRVLEYDGTDICEPSDAAFEDWIAGIPDFAAESYPVAYYNVSRTNVSCGGTSVENPGTPNRFSLQQNYPNPFNPTTSIKYDIPEAANVSLTVYNMLGQQVATLVSDFKAAGSYEVNFDASALASGSYIYRLEAGNRVSTQKMMLIK from the coding sequence ATGCTAACATTCGATACGAAAAATAAAAAGCAGGGAAGAGCAGATGACATGCTGTATCTTTCTCGTTCAAAACTATTCAAGGCTATTAGCAGCATCTTTTTAATGCTAATGATGACTACATTTATGACATCTAATTCATTTGCCCAACCAGGGGAAGGATATGTTATAAATGAAGACGATTCACTAGCTCTTGTTGCATACTACGAATCTACAAATGGCGATCAATGGATTGATAATTCCGGGTGGCTAACGGAAGCTCCTGTCTATTCATGGGTTGGCATTGAAGAAGTAGCAAACGTTGCCGGCGATGGCGAACCTGCCGACTGGCGTGTTACTGTAATTGATATGCCGCGGAATAATATGACAGTTCCGGGTCCACTTCCTGCAGATTTGGAAGACCTCGAATTTCTGGAGGATTTTAAAGCAGATGTTAACCTTCATATAGGAGGCCTTCCGCCAGAAATAGCTAATCTTAACCGCCTTCAGTTTTTACTGGTCCGAACAAATTTATTTACCGGAGAAGTTGACTGGAATGCATTCTCTCAAATGGAGTCTATGCAACAGTTTCGCATTCGTCAGAATTACTTCTCAGGACCCCTGCCTCAAACGCTTGGGGGTAATGGCTCATGGCCGGCACTAACACGTTTTTATGTTGATGACAATCGGTTCACAGGTCAGATTCCTAATGTACATGAAGAGTTGACGACTCTTAATCGAGTGTATTTTCATAATAATCGGTTAACAGGTCCAATTCCCGACTGGTCTAGCCTGGAAGGAATGGAATACTATCGAATTGCTAATAATGACCTGGATCCCGGTCCAATTCCAGAATGGATCTATGATTCATGGGGTGAAACATTGATTCGGTTCCAAATTCAAAATACCAATCGCACAGGATCTATATCTCCAAAACTGGCACAGATGGAAGCACTGGAACAGTTTATAATCGGTGGTGAAGGAGATACCATTGGTGCGGGAGAAACCACTGATGATATCCCGGATCTTTCCGTAATGCCTAGCCTCAGAAGAATTAATTTTTACGGTGGCGGCTGGACCGGAACACTTCCAGCCTGGGTAGGAGACGTTGCCAACCTGGAGGATGTTCACTTCTCAAACTTGAATATTACAGGTACCATACCATCAGAATGGGCCAACGCTGATTTAGTATCCGTTCATCTCGAAGATCTGGATATTGAAGGTGGATTGCCCGAAGCTTTTTCAGTTGTGAATAGTCTTCAGGAAATCACACTTATCGATAATCCAAATATGGAGGTTGGCGACATTCCAGCCTGGATAGGAGGAAGTATTGGTAACGTTACTTCTCTGACTCTGGAGGACGTTGGAGTAACAGGTGATATATCTGATAATAACCTGATAAATCTGCAACTTGAGTCACTTAATGTAAGTGATAACCCCGAGCTTTCAGGAACATTACCAAGCTGGTTTGAAACCAAGAATTGGAGTACGCTGGAGTTATCCAGAACGGGTATTGAAATGAGCAGCATCCCATCCTGGCTTGCTGACATGGATAACCTTTCATATCTGGGGCTTGGCGGATTAGGACTCGAAGGTACCATACCATCTTTCTTTGGTGAAGGCCTTATTGCTGTAAACCTGTCAACTCTGGCTCTTGATGATAACAACCTGACGGGCAGCATTCCTGCTTCATTGGGGAATACCATACAGCTTGACTCACTCAATCTGTCAAACAATCAATTGTCAGGCGAGATACCTGCTTCTTTAGCAGATGCTGGTCGTGTAACCGATGATTTGAGTGTATTAACTGCACTTCAGTTATCTGGAAATGCGGACCTTACTGGTGAACTGCCTATAGGACTCACGGATGCTATTTTCATGAGAGTACTAGAATATGATGGCACCGATATTTGTGAACCATCAGATGCTGCTTTCGAAGATTGGATTGCGGGAATTCCTGACTTTGCAGCCGAAAGCTATCCGGTAGCCTATTATAATGTTTCACGAACCAATGTATCGTGTGGAGGTACTTCTGTTGAAAATCCAGGAACACCAAACAGGTTTTCTTTACAACAGAACTATCCAAATCCATTCAACCCAACTACCAGTATTAAATATGATATACCGGAAGCTGCAAACGTATCATTGACTGTATATAATATGCTTGGACAGCAAGTGGCTACATTAGTCAGTGATTTTAAAGCTGCTGGGTCTTATGAAGTAAATTTTGATGCTTCAGCACTCGCTAGTGGAAGTTATATCTATCGGCTTGAAGCTGGAAACCGTGTTTCCACTCAAAAAATGATGCTGATTAAATAA
- a CDS encoding T9SS type A sorting domain-containing protein, with product MKNQFKNIAQDFTSGLFYKSIIILLFMFFTVDGMGQQLAFPGAEGFGKYTSGGRGGEVYTVTNLDDSGQGSLRYGVEMEGARTIVFALSGTIELETDLRIRNDSISIFGQTAPGDGIAISGRSTVIDADNVIIQYVRFRPGDIGSGDLDGLDALWGRENKDVIIDHVSMSWSVDEAGSFYDNENFTLQWSILSESMYNSIHSKDEHGYGGIWGGAGATFHHNLLAHHTSRNPRFNGARYTTTPQTELVDFRNNVIYNWGFNSAYGGEDGNHNMVANYYKAGPATDDRDRILDADPNNGSHWYIADNYVDGYPGITADNWDGGVQNLSELEEDLIRVDEPFEAPALESFETAEEAYLRVLEYAGAILPRRDTIDARIVNEVETGTTTFGGTYGSNSGIIDSQEDVGGWPELLSAPYPQDSDGDGMPDEWETDNELDPQDPEDGKTIATNGYTNLENYIHSIQEQGDFTPAPGNLALISPIGKSGISVQPEFKWTQATFADSYDLQIREGAGEWADIVYETTVEDTLYAFPADSQLAGNDTFFWRVRGKNETGTGQWTSFEFFETEVTTSTERADGVPVEFSLSQNYPNPFNPTTNISYGLPQAAKIEVRVYDMAGREVAQIVNENQSAGFHTVQFDASSLASGVYIYRLTATSAENSGNAMFSLTRKMTLIK from the coding sequence ATGAAAAATCAGTTTAAAAATATTGCTCAGGATTTTACCTCAGGACTATTTTACAAGAGCATAATCATCCTTCTGTTTATGTTTTTTACCGTTGATGGTATGGGGCAACAGTTAGCGTTTCCCGGAGCCGAGGGGTTTGGAAAATATACCTCAGGCGGACGAGGTGGTGAAGTGTATACCGTAACAAATTTAGACGATTCCGGACAAGGCAGTTTGCGGTATGGTGTTGAAATGGAAGGAGCCCGAACCATTGTGTTTGCTTTATCTGGAACAATAGAGCTTGAAACAGATCTCAGAATCAGAAACGATTCCATCTCAATATTTGGACAAACTGCCCCTGGAGATGGTATTGCTATAAGCGGGCGTTCAACAGTTATTGATGCAGATAATGTTATCATTCAATACGTACGGTTTCGTCCGGGAGACATAGGTAGTGGAGATTTGGATGGACTGGATGCACTATGGGGTAGGGAGAACAAAGATGTAATTATCGATCATGTGTCTATGAGCTGGTCGGTAGATGAAGCTGGAAGCTTTTATGACAATGAAAACTTTACCCTTCAGTGGAGCATCCTTAGTGAGAGTATGTATAACTCCATTCACTCTAAAGATGAACACGGTTACGGTGGGATATGGGGAGGAGCGGGAGCTACTTTCCATCATAATTTATTAGCACATCACACCAGTCGAAATCCTCGTTTCAATGGCGCAAGATATACGACAACTCCACAAACCGAATTAGTTGATTTCCGGAATAATGTAATTTATAACTGGGGATTTAATAGCGCTTACGGTGGTGAAGACGGCAATCATAATATGGTAGCTAATTATTATAAAGCCGGTCCTGCAACTGATGACCGGGACCGTATTCTGGATGCTGACCCAAACAATGGAAGCCACTGGTACATCGCTGATAATTATGTTGATGGATACCCGGGAATAACCGCTGATAACTGGGATGGAGGTGTTCAAAACCTGTCTGAATTAGAAGAGGATCTAATAAGAGTGGATGAACCTTTTGAAGCTCCGGCTTTGGAATCTTTTGAGACAGCCGAAGAAGCTTACTTACGAGTACTTGAGTATGCCGGCGCCATATTGCCCAGAAGAGATACAATTGATGCAAGAATTGTAAATGAGGTTGAAACCGGTACTACAACTTTTGGAGGTACATACGGCTCTAATTCGGGAATTATTGATAGTCAGGAAGATGTAGGAGGATGGCCGGAGTTACTTTCAGCTCCTTATCCTCAAGATTCCGATGGGGATGGAATGCCGGATGAATGGGAAACTGATAATGAATTAGATCCTCAAGATCCCGAAGATGGCAAAACCATCGCCACAAATGGCTATACAAATCTTGAAAATTATATTCACTCTATTCAGGAACAAGGAGATTTTACACCAGCACCAGGAAACCTTGCTTTAATATCTCCTATTGGAAAATCCGGGATATCGGTTCAGCCCGAATTTAAGTGGACGCAAGCTACATTTGCTGATAGTTATGATCTACAGATAAGGGAAGGAGCAGGAGAATGGGCTGATATTGTTTATGAAACCACGGTTGAAGATACTTTATATGCTTTTCCTGCCGATTCACAGCTTGCTGGCAATGACACGTTTTTCTGGAGAGTGAGAGGTAAAAATGAAACCGGAACCGGGCAATGGACAAGTTTTGAATTCTTTGAAACAGAAGTAACCACTTCAACTGAGAGAGCAGATGGTGTTCCAGTGGAATTTTCTTTATCACAAAATTACCCAAATCCATTTAACCCAACTACAAATATAAGTTATGGATTACCTCAGGCTGCAAAAATAGAAGTCAGGGTGTATGATATGGCAGGACGTGAAGTAGCTCAAATTGTAAATGAGAATCAGTCAGCAGGATTTCATACGGTTCAGTTTGATGCGAGTTCCCTGGCATCAGGGGTTTACATTTATCGCCTTACAGCCACATCAGCTGAAAACTCTGGAAATGCCATGTTTTCGCTTACAAGAAAAATGACATTGATCAAGTAG
- a CDS encoding TonB-dependent receptor, whose amino-acid sequence MKKRSLHSMVEIRSKSIIGLLMMLMLLLGSSQMHSVMGQTEAENQLFVDSLTASQISNFGDFTIENSLIRLPGVQVNRDGQLSFRGTGYNNFYMMVNGQRMAATGRNNRITNPGAISADVVKTIEWIKVLTPDMDADGFAGAVNLKTYQPTTTQTFISGSLGGGLNPKYQQETGATGRSWLRFTGPVSDNLSLAIDVNYQREQRAWESLGIGYGVVDLGSGPTDVIETLSPGFQSEGFNRFASNLQLNYTPSETSSYYFHGIVNINRQQRSDHSYNWIANGDWEDQTTTGTQADFGYDLNFEQRNTSLFTFQAGGQNNFDSFKLDYQAGLSQSIVDRTENLFPFLATGVEYTINDSNTKRPTASPLDAKPIPADLDLEEMNYIIDNYRDQEVSVRVNAEFPISVGSLKAGASAIFKEQDANELGAFSEYHYQFQGLLDLEGFEEGNLNSLSIFDGRYNLDRLADPQQALSFFEASIPNMRLDERAYYQDSEIYNYLGNENIYGTYGMTTLNFNPLTVIIGARVEHTTSSYEGRVVEYNRFNQFEDASDTSATTNQTYLFPNAQLKFEVNEQANVNAAYSRTISRPEFNLIAPFELLTPQDTSIFAGNPNLDPIISDNIDLMLNYEFAGGGLVSIGSFYKMMTGFIEPVSTQVQINQGEYTYFEPLFDDGVTQITGTNRTYQNSENTATVYGAEVTVQKQLSFLPGFLENFGAYANYTWSESDFENARGDQTDIPGQSPHVVNAALNYHNDRFFAQVSYHWSAELLSNLEENTQPAPSVSGGEVYFDRYQDGYQELSATAKFDLSDQVQLWTNIYNLLNVEQVEYAFSRSNYPTSIYQRNGIEFNVGVRVSL is encoded by the coding sequence ATGAAAAAAAGATCTCTACATAGCATGGTTGAAATAAGGAGTAAGTCTATCATCGGTCTGCTCATGATGTTGATGTTATTGCTGGGTTCCTCACAAATGCATTCAGTGATGGGACAAACAGAAGCGGAAAACCAGCTTTTTGTGGACTCTTTGACCGCTAGTCAAATCAGTAATTTTGGAGATTTCACTATCGAAAACAGCCTGATAAGATTACCCGGAGTTCAAGTTAACCGGGACGGCCAGCTGAGTTTTCGGGGTACTGGTTACAACAATTTTTATATGATGGTTAATGGCCAGCGAATGGCAGCAACGGGTCGAAATAACAGAATTACGAACCCCGGAGCTATTTCTGCTGATGTGGTGAAAACCATTGAGTGGATCAAGGTATTGACACCCGATATGGATGCGGATGGATTTGCCGGTGCAGTTAACTTAAAAACATATCAACCAACTACCACTCAGACGTTTATTTCAGGAAGCCTTGGCGGTGGCCTGAATCCAAAATACCAACAAGAAACAGGAGCAACTGGACGAAGCTGGCTGCGATTTACAGGTCCGGTCAGCGATAATCTCAGCCTTGCTATAGATGTAAACTATCAAAGAGAGCAACGCGCATGGGAATCTTTAGGGATAGGTTATGGAGTAGTAGATTTGGGTTCTGGGCCAACTGATGTAATTGAAACTTTATCTCCGGGTTTTCAAAGTGAAGGATTTAATCGTTTTGCCAGTAATCTTCAGTTGAACTATACCCCCTCTGAAACTTCAAGCTATTACTTTCATGGAATTGTAAATATCAATCGACAGCAAAGATCTGATCATTCCTACAACTGGATAGCAAATGGCGATTGGGAAGATCAAACAACTACAGGAACGCAAGCTGATTTTGGTTATGATTTGAACTTTGAACAGCGAAACACTTCATTATTTACCTTTCAGGCCGGCGGGCAGAATAACTTCGATTCGTTTAAGTTGGATTATCAGGCAGGGCTATCTCAAAGTATTGTAGACAGGACAGAGAACTTATTTCCGTTTCTTGCTACGGGTGTTGAATACACTATTAATGATTCAAATACCAAACGTCCAACCGCTTCACCGTTAGATGCGAAACCAATTCCTGCAGATTTGGACCTGGAAGAGATGAACTACATTATAGATAATTATAGAGACCAGGAAGTAAGCGTGCGGGTTAATGCTGAATTTCCAATTAGTGTAGGAAGCCTGAAAGCAGGAGCAAGCGCTATTTTCAAAGAACAGGATGCAAACGAACTTGGAGCTTTTAGTGAGTACCACTACCAATTTCAAGGTTTACTTGATCTGGAAGGATTTGAAGAGGGAAATCTCAACAGCCTGAGTATTTTTGATGGCCGGTATAATTTAGATCGGCTTGCAGATCCTCAACAAGCACTTTCATTTTTTGAAGCCAGTATCCCAAATATGAGGCTCGACGAAAGAGCATATTATCAAGATTCCGAGATATACAATTACCTTGGTAATGAAAATATATATGGCACCTACGGTATGACCACATTGAACTTCAATCCTCTTACCGTAATTATTGGAGCTAGGGTTGAACATACCACTTCATCTTATGAAGGACGGGTGGTTGAGTATAATCGATTTAATCAGTTTGAGGATGCTTCTGATACTTCAGCAACTACAAATCAAACGTACCTGTTTCCGAATGCCCAGTTGAAATTCGAAGTTAATGAACAGGCAAATGTAAATGCCGCATATTCACGGACAATCTCTCGCCCGGAGTTTAATTTAATTGCTCCCTTTGAATTGTTAACACCTCAGGATACTTCGATTTTTGCAGGAAATCCTAATCTGGATCCCATCATATCTGACAATATTGATTTAATGCTCAACTATGAATTTGCAGGAGGAGGACTTGTTTCGATCGGTAGTTTTTATAAAATGATGACAGGATTTATAGAACCTGTTAGTACCCAAGTTCAAATCAACCAGGGAGAATACACCTATTTTGAGCCATTATTTGACGATGGAGTGACGCAAATAACCGGAACCAATCGTACCTATCAAAATTCAGAAAACACCGCAACCGTTTATGGTGCTGAAGTTACTGTACAGAAACAGTTGAGTTTCCTGCCAGGGTTTTTGGAAAATTTTGGAGCTTATGCGAACTATACCTGGTCAGAGTCTGATTTTGAAAATGCGCGGGGAGATCAAACTGATATTCCCGGACAAAGTCCACACGTGGTAAATGCCGCATTGAATTACCACAACGACAGGTTTTTTGCACAGGTTTCCTATCACTGGTCTGCGGAGCTGTTGTCAAATCTGGAAGAAAATACCCAGCCAGCGCCATCTGTAAGTGGAGGAGAAGTTTATTTTGATCGTTACCAGGATGGTTATCAGGAATTGTCGGCAACAGCAAAGTTTGATTTGTCTGATCAGGTACAGCTTTGGACAAACATATATAACCTGCTTAATGTAGAACAAGTAGAATATGCATTCAGCCGATCAAATTACCCAACCAGTATTTATCAGCGAAACGGCATTGAATTTAATGTGGGAGTTCGCGTAAGCCTTTAG